From one Lycium ferocissimum isolate CSIRO_LF1 chromosome 7, AGI_CSIRO_Lferr_CH_V1, whole genome shotgun sequence genomic stretch:
- the LOC132064315 gene encoding F-box protein PP2-B15-like encodes MVAAGEHLYDLPEDCISTIICLTSPPDALKLSLVNSIFRSVAELDCVWNAFLPSDWQEIAGNSVTPLKFSSKRELFLCLCSSILIDGGNKAFALDKSTGKKSYVISAKELSIVYGDEPEHWNWKTILESRFAEVAELKMICRLEIQGKMKTGELSPNTTYGAYLLIKISERSFGLDSIPVEISIEVGDQESVSSTAYLRHPRNKKKEQMESLFYRNRVEMLKTRVNQGDRRMPCEREDGWLEIELGEFFNGGNGDEEIIMRLMEVKGYHVKGGLVIEGIELRPKH; translated from the exons ATGGTAGCAGCAGGGGAGCACTTATATGATCTGCCAGAAGATTGCATTAGTACCATAATCTGTCTCACTTCTCCCCCAGATGCACTAAAATTGTCACTGGTTAATTCTATTTTCCGGTCAGTGGCAGAATTGGACTGTGTTTGGAATGCTTTCTTGCCATCCGATTGGCAAGAAATTGCTGGAAATTCAGTCACCCCTTTGAAGTTTTCTTCAAAAAGAGAGCTTTTTCTCTGCCTCTGCAGTTCCATTCTCATAGACGGTGGCAACAAG GCCTTTGCTTTAGATAAATCAACTGGAAAAAAGTCATATGTAATTTCAGCAAAAGAGCTCTCTATTGTGTATGGAGATGAACCAGAACATTGGAACTGGAAAACTATCCTAGAATCAAG GTTTGCAGAGGTAGCTGAACTGAAAATGATATGTAGACTAGAAATACAGGGGAAGATGAAAACAGGGGAACTATCTCCAAACACAACATACGGAGCTTATTTACTCATAAAAATTTCGGAGCGATCATTCGGGTTGGATTCAATTCCTGTAGAGATTAGTATTGAAGTTGGTGATCAAGAATCAGTGAGCAGTACTGCTTATTTACGCCACccaagaaacaagaagaaagagCAAATGGAGTCTCTGTTTTACAGAAACAGAGTTGAGATGTTGAAAACAAGAGTGAACCAAGGGGATAGAAGAATGCCTTGTGAAAGGGAGGATGGGTGGTTGGAAATTGAGCTAGGAGAGTTCTTTAATGGAGGAAATGGTGATGAAGAGATAATAATGCGGTTGATGGAGGTGAAGGGTTATCATGTTAAAGGTGGACTTGTTATTGAAGGCATTGAATTAAGGCCTAAACACTAG
- the LOC132064312 gene encoding uncharacterized protein LOC132064312 isoform X2 yields the protein MSTSDGASMRSLSEISEEETVRLSIDLVAASRRNLGFLKLVTESQWLHEKPIILESIRRYDELWMPLISDLSNGSTPPMIHPPLDIEWVWYCHTLNPVSYRQYCESRFSKLIGKAAIFNEENEEYALNRCKEIWSHRYPTEPFENESDESNLQNTVSTFHEDLLKEVSKQRHLYTKFSEPYYSEIVYLIAARQRYKGFLYMMHRFADSCSMLVPTSDILLMLITHQSYPTAYTLDTKGLEEEMRKVVGALEVVKEEDIEDTKKLWERLFDQPYEKAGGLAIGKAVDVKPPIYWEVTDTDVNAKYSSMLPRFLLEVCLTVKLKKTLSCDASKEFLRLQMVRCHRELKTDKPLSKFTCQRWQKALHIYCEFGTKGMVLEVRQRGGGCIKGSSLRESVTFLWNDLLRAPSLNLVKEIDQKVRVATSITPPVQASYLLKCVPDRVSDDSGAMISDVILRMNQYHPQEGRWLSRTVLDHAGRECFVIRFRVGGGFWRRGAETPSAVKWEDRIIEIREGHWSYVAGSIGRAPVQRKW from the exons ATGTCAACTTCGGATGGTGCTTCCATGAGAAGCCTAAGTGAGATATCTGAGGAAGAAACTGTACGGTTGAGTATCGATCTTGTAGCTGCTTCCAGGCGAAATCTTGGGTTCTTGAAACTTGTGACTGAGTCTCAATGGCTTCATGAAAAACCAATCATTCTTGAATCTATTAGAAG gtatgatgagttatggatGCCATTAATTTCTGATCTTTCTAATGGGTCAACCCCTCCAATGATTCACCCTCCTCTTGATATTGAATGGGTTTGGTATTGTCACACCTTAAATCCG GTAAGTTACAGGCAATATTGTGAATCAAGATTCTCTAAACTCATTGGAAAGGCAGCTATATtcaatgaagaaaatgaagagtaTGCATTAAACAGATGCAAAGAAATTTGGTCCCACAGATACCCAACAGAGCCTTTTGAGAATGAATCTGATGAATCCAATTTACAGAACACAGTTTCCACATTTCATGAAGATCTGCTAAAAGAAGTATCCAAACAAAGACATTTATACACCAAATTTTCTGAGCCTTACTATTCAGAGATTGTGTATTTGATTGCAGCTCGACAACGGTATAAAGGCTTTCTGTATATGATGCATAGATTTGCAGATAGTTGCTCTATGTTGGTCCCTACTTCAGATATTCTTCTAATGTTGATCACTCATCAG AGTTATCCTACTGCATATACATTGGACACAAAGGGGTTAGAGGAGGAAATGAGAAAAGTAGTTGGAGCATTGGAGGTTGTGAAGGAAGAAGACATTGAGGACACTAAGAAACTATGGGAAAGATTATTTGATCAGCCATATGAGAAAGCTGGTGGGTTGGCCATTGGAAAGGCTGTTGATGTTAAGCCACCAATCTACTGGGAAGTCACAGATACTGATGTCAATGCAAAATACTCGTCCATGTTACCGCGATTCTTGCTTGAG GTCTGTTTAACAGTGAAGCTAAAGAAAACTCTGAGTTGTGATGCGTCAAAGGAGTTCTTACGTCTTCAGATGGTTAGATGTCACAGGGAGCTAAAAACAGATAAACCACTCAGCAAATTTACGTGTCAAAGGTGGCAAAAAGCTTTGCATATCTATTGTGAGTTTGGAACTAAGGGAATGGTTCTTGAGGTTCGCCAACGTGGTGGTGGCTGCATTAAAGGAAGTAGCCTGAGAGAGAGTGTAACATTTCTTTGGAATGATTTATTACGTGCGCCCTCTCTCAATTTGGTAAAAGAAATTGACCAAAAAGTGAGGGTAGCTACCTCAATAACTCCTCCTGTCCAAGCCTCCTACTTGTTGAAATGTGTACCTGATCGAGTATCAGATGATTCAGGTGCTATGATATCTGATGTTATTCTGAGGATGAACCAATATCATCCCCAAGAAGGTCGATGGTTATCTCGGACTGTTCTGGATCATGCAGGCAGGGAATGCTTTGTGATTCGATTTAG AGTTGGAGGCGGCTTTTGGAGGAGAGGAGCTGAAACTCCTTCAGCTGTAAAATGGGAGGACCGCATTATAGAAATACGTGAAGGCCATTGGTCCTACGTTGCTGGTTCCATCGGTAGAGCACCTG TACAGAGAAAGTGGTAG
- the LOC132064313 gene encoding F-box protein PP2-B15-like — translation MAEMKLDLLPEDCIVQILSFTSPHDAGQLSLVSTMVRDAAVSDLLWENFLPSDYREIISRLVLPIAFASKKELFLKLFKPLLIDGGSKSFSIDRRSSKKCYMLSARELSVTWSTNPLYWCWKPLLNSRFPEGVELIMVCWLEIKGKINTRMLSPRTTYGAYLIVNLAGRAFGLDSLPSEVSVKVGDHESKGIVYLRHNYANNRKQELEMILMRHRVETLRSRVDRGGQERALCERDDGWLEIELGEFYSDGVNDKEVTMCLREVKGEHLKGGLIVEGIELRPK, via the exons ATGGCTGAGATGAAACTAGACCTTTTACCAGAAGATTGTATTGTTCAAATCCTCTCATTCACATCTCCTCATGATGCTGGTCAATTGTCTTTGGTCTCGACTATGGTTCGTGATGCAGCCGTATCAGACTTGTTATGGGAGAATTTTTTGCCATCTGACTATCGAGAAATTATTTCAAGATTAGTGTTACCTATTGCTTTTGCATCAAAGAAAGAGTTGTTTCTCAAGCTCTTTAAGCCTCTTCTGATTGATGGTGGTAGCAAG TCCTTTTCAATTGATAGAAGATCAAGTAAAAAATGTTATATGTTGAGTGCAAGGGAGCTATCAGTTACTTGGTCCACCAATCCCCTTTACTGGTGCTGGAAACCCCTCCTGAACTCAAG ATTTCCAGAAGGCGTGGAACTTATCATGGTATGTTGGCTAGAAATCAAGGGAAAGATAAACACTCGAATGTTGTCTCCTCGTACAACATACGGAGCATACCTCATTGTCAACCTCGCTGGTCGTGCTTTCGGCTTAGACTCATTGCCATCCGAGGTCTCTGTCAAAGTAGGTGACCACGAATCTAAAGGAATCGTATATCTACGCCATAACTATGCCAACAATAGGAAACAAGAATTGGAAATGATTCTGATGAGACACAGGGTCGAGACATTGAGATCAAGAGTTGATAGAGGAGGCCAAGAACGTGCTTTATGTGAAAGAGATGATGGATGGTTGGAGATTGAATTGGGTGAATTTTATAGTGATGGAGTGAATGATAAAGAAGTGACAATGTGCCTTAGAGAAGTTAAAGGTGAGCACCTTAAAGGAGGGCTTATTGTTGAGGGCATTGAGCTTAGACCCAAGTAA
- the LOC132064312 gene encoding glycine-rich domain-containing protein 1 isoform X1 yields MSTSDGASMRSLSEISEEETVRLSIDLVAASRRNLGFLKLVTESQWLHEKPIILESIRRYDELWMPLISDLSNGSTPPMIHPPLDIEWVWYCHTLNPVSYRQYCESRFSKLIGKAAIFNEENEEYALNRCKEIWSHRYPTEPFENESDESNLQNTVSTFHEDLLKEVSKQRHLYTKFSEPYYSEIVYLIAARQRYKGFLYMMHRFADSCSMLVPTSDILLMLITHQSYPTAYTLDTKGLEEEMRKVVGALEVVKEEDIEDTKKLWERLFDQPYEKAGGLAIGKAVDVKPPIYWEVTDTDVNAKYSSMLPRFLLEVCLTVKLKKTLSCDASKEFLRLQMVRCHRELKTDKPLSKFTCQRWQKALHIYCEFGTKGMVLEVRQRGGGCIKGSSLRESVTFLWNDLLRAPSLNLVKEIDQKVRVATSITPPVQASYLLKCVPDRVSDDSGAMISDVILRMNQYHPQEGRWLSRTVLDHAGRECFVIRFRVGGGFWRRGAETPSAVKWEDRIIEIREGHWSYVAGSIGRAPEKVVGIAKPKDPPEGWHSLWSLSTGHELLARWESSTSGSGLSFSLINQQSTDSAVKLLEGRQMQYEVKKSGLGEETEHVSNEKLKQVEDKEEDGFITVVRFSEDNPVGKATALVNWKFLVVEFLPEEDAVFILLLCMSIIRSISEMKKEDVGSLLVRRRIKEAKLGDRDWGSVILQASSYSPSICSPYLQPWYWNTKAVMGSQGVDNIPRLPAPAFTYTQGEGGDKLYKHGIIN; encoded by the exons ATGTCAACTTCGGATGGTGCTTCCATGAGAAGCCTAAGTGAGATATCTGAGGAAGAAACTGTACGGTTGAGTATCGATCTTGTAGCTGCTTCCAGGCGAAATCTTGGGTTCTTGAAACTTGTGACTGAGTCTCAATGGCTTCATGAAAAACCAATCATTCTTGAATCTATTAGAAG gtatgatgagttatggatGCCATTAATTTCTGATCTTTCTAATGGGTCAACCCCTCCAATGATTCACCCTCCTCTTGATATTGAATGGGTTTGGTATTGTCACACCTTAAATCCG GTAAGTTACAGGCAATATTGTGAATCAAGATTCTCTAAACTCATTGGAAAGGCAGCTATATtcaatgaagaaaatgaagagtaTGCATTAAACAGATGCAAAGAAATTTGGTCCCACAGATACCCAACAGAGCCTTTTGAGAATGAATCTGATGAATCCAATTTACAGAACACAGTTTCCACATTTCATGAAGATCTGCTAAAAGAAGTATCCAAACAAAGACATTTATACACCAAATTTTCTGAGCCTTACTATTCAGAGATTGTGTATTTGATTGCAGCTCGACAACGGTATAAAGGCTTTCTGTATATGATGCATAGATTTGCAGATAGTTGCTCTATGTTGGTCCCTACTTCAGATATTCTTCTAATGTTGATCACTCATCAG AGTTATCCTACTGCATATACATTGGACACAAAGGGGTTAGAGGAGGAAATGAGAAAAGTAGTTGGAGCATTGGAGGTTGTGAAGGAAGAAGACATTGAGGACACTAAGAAACTATGGGAAAGATTATTTGATCAGCCATATGAGAAAGCTGGTGGGTTGGCCATTGGAAAGGCTGTTGATGTTAAGCCACCAATCTACTGGGAAGTCACAGATACTGATGTCAATGCAAAATACTCGTCCATGTTACCGCGATTCTTGCTTGAG GTCTGTTTAACAGTGAAGCTAAAGAAAACTCTGAGTTGTGATGCGTCAAAGGAGTTCTTACGTCTTCAGATGGTTAGATGTCACAGGGAGCTAAAAACAGATAAACCACTCAGCAAATTTACGTGTCAAAGGTGGCAAAAAGCTTTGCATATCTATTGTGAGTTTGGAACTAAGGGAATGGTTCTTGAGGTTCGCCAACGTGGTGGTGGCTGCATTAAAGGAAGTAGCCTGAGAGAGAGTGTAACATTTCTTTGGAATGATTTATTACGTGCGCCCTCTCTCAATTTGGTAAAAGAAATTGACCAAAAAGTGAGGGTAGCTACCTCAATAACTCCTCCTGTCCAAGCCTCCTACTTGTTGAAATGTGTACCTGATCGAGTATCAGATGATTCAGGTGCTATGATATCTGATGTTATTCTGAGGATGAACCAATATCATCCCCAAGAAGGTCGATGGTTATCTCGGACTGTTCTGGATCATGCAGGCAGGGAATGCTTTGTGATTCGATTTAG AGTTGGAGGCGGCTTTTGGAGGAGAGGAGCTGAAACTCCTTCAGCTGTAAAATGGGAGGACCGCATTATAGAAATACGTGAAGGCCATTGGTCCTACGTTGCTGGTTCCATCGGTAGAGCACCTG AGAAAGTGGTAGGCATTGCCAAACCAAAAGATCCACCAGAAGGATGGCATTCTCTTTGGAGCCTTTCAACAGGACATGAGCTATTAGCACGGTGGGAATCATCAACATCCGGTTCGGGCTTAAGTTTCAGCCTAATAAACCAGCAATCCACTGATTCAGCG GTGAAGTTATTGGAAGGGCGGCAAATGCAGTACGAAGTCAAGAAATCTGGCTTAGGTGAGGAGACAGAACATGTGTCAAATGAAAAGTTAAAGCAAGTTGAAGACAAAGAAGAAGATGGATTCATAACAGTAGTTAGGTTCTCGGAGGATAATCCGGTTGGAAAAGCGACAGCACTTGTTAACTGGAAGTTTTTGGTGGTGGAGTTTTTACCTGAAGAAGATGCGGTATTTATACTTCTTCTTTGCATGTCAATTATCAGAAGCATATCGGAAATGAAGAAGGAAGATGTAGGAAGCTTGTTGGTTAGGAGAAGAATAAAAGAAGCAAAGCTTGGTGACAGAGATTGGGGCTCAGTGATTCTCCAGGCTTCTTCATATTCTCCATCGATATGCTCACCTTATCTTCAGCCTTGGTATTGGAACACGAAAGCAGTGATGGGATCACAAGGTGTAGATAATATCCCAAGGCTACCAGCTCCAGCATTCACTTATACACAGGGGGAAGGTGGCGACAAATTGTACAAGCATGGAATAATCAATTAG
- the LOC132064314 gene encoding F-box protein PP2-B15-like — MAGAELFNRLPEDCISSILSLTSPKDTLSFSLVSSFLRSVASSDFIWQTFLPSDYNQIIDKSVIPFNYSSKKELFVHLCNSILLDGGNKSFALDKSSGKKSYIISAEELSILYGEEPDHWIWKSVPESRFSKVAELKVICKLEVKAKLRTSMLSPNTKYGIYFIMKISDRAFGLNSVPVEISVEIGDRKEVHTASLDHRNGQKEKQRDQRLPYKREDGWMEIELGEFFNGGDEDEEVRVSLREVKGCHVKGGLVIEGIEVRPKH, encoded by the exons ATGGCAGGGGCAGAGCTATTCAATAGATTGCCTGAAGATTgcatttcttcaattctttctcttacttcacctAAGGATACACTTAGCTTCTCGTTGGtttcttcctttctccgatCAGTGGCATCATCTGATTTTATATGGCAAACATTCTTGCCTTCCGATTATAACCAAATTATTGACAAATCTGTCATACCATTCAATTATTCTTCAAAAAAAGAGCTTTTTGTTCATCTCTGTAACTCAATTCTCCTTGATGGTGGTAACAAG AGCTTTGCATTAGACAAGTCAAGTGGCAAGAAATCCTATATAATCTCAGCAGAAGAACTGTCCATTTTGTATGGGGAAGAACCAGATCATTGGATCTGGAAATCAGTACCAGAATCAAG aTTCTCAAAGGTGGCTGAACTGAAAGTGATATGCAAACTAGAAGTAAAAGCAAAGCTAAGGACAAGTATGCTTTCTCCAAACACAAAGTACGGAATTTATTTCATAATGAAAATCTCGGATCGTGCATTTGGTCTGAATTCAGTGCCTGTTGAGATTAGTGTAGAAATAGGCGATCGGAAAGAAGTTCACACGGCTTCTTTAGACCACAGGAATGGCCAGAAAGAAAAACAGAGGGATCAGAGATTGCCGTATAAAAGGGAAGATGGATGGATGGAGATTGAGTTAGGAGAGTTTTTCAACGGTGGAGATGAAGATGAGGAAGTTAGAGTAAGTTTAAGGGAGGTGAAGGGCTGCCATGTTAAGGGTGGACTTGTCATTGAAGGCATTGAAGTTAGGCCTAAACACTAG